Proteins encoded together in one Mycolicibacter minnesotensis window:
- the ipdE1 gene encoding acyl-CoA dehydrogenase IpdE1 has product MQAVEEFRAEVRAWLADNLVGEFAELKGLGGPGREHEAFEERMAWNRHLADAGLTCLGWPVEHGGRGLSVAHRVAFYEEYARADAPDKVNHLGEELLGPTLIAFGTPEQQQRFLPGIRNVTELWCQGYSEPGAGSDLANVATTAVLDGDAWVINGQKVWTSLAHLSQWCFVVARTEKGSKRHNGLSYLLVPLDQPGVEIRPIVQLTGTSEFNEVFFDDARTDADLVVGEPGDGWKVAMGTLTFERGVSTLGQQIRYARELSALAELAHRNGAAEDPLIRERLTRSWVGLRSMRSYAMATMDVEQPGQDNVSKLLWANWHRDLGELAMDVIGRDSMVLRDGEFDEWQRLYLFSRSDTIYGGSNEIQRNIIAERVLGLPREAKG; this is encoded by the coding sequence TCCGTGCATGGCTGGCCGACAACCTGGTCGGGGAGTTCGCCGAGCTCAAGGGCCTCGGCGGCCCAGGGCGCGAGCATGAGGCGTTCGAGGAGCGGATGGCGTGGAACCGCCATCTTGCCGACGCCGGACTGACCTGCCTGGGCTGGCCGGTGGAACACGGCGGCCGTGGCCTGTCGGTGGCGCACCGGGTGGCGTTCTACGAGGAATACGCCCGCGCCGACGCTCCCGACAAGGTCAACCACTTGGGCGAAGAGCTGCTGGGACCGACGCTGATTGCGTTCGGCACGCCCGAGCAGCAACAGCGCTTCCTGCCGGGCATCCGCAATGTGACCGAGCTGTGGTGCCAGGGCTACTCGGAGCCGGGCGCCGGAAGCGACCTGGCCAATGTGGCCACCACCGCGGTACTCGACGGCGATGCGTGGGTGATTAACGGCCAGAAGGTCTGGACCTCGCTGGCGCACCTGTCGCAGTGGTGCTTCGTGGTGGCCCGCACCGAGAAGGGCTCCAAGCGGCACAACGGACTGTCTTACCTGTTGGTGCCGCTGGACCAGCCCGGCGTCGAGATCCGGCCGATCGTGCAGCTCACCGGCACGTCGGAGTTCAACGAGGTGTTCTTCGACGATGCCCGCACCGACGCCGACCTGGTGGTCGGTGAACCGGGTGACGGCTGGAAGGTCGCGATGGGCACGCTCACCTTCGAGCGTGGCGTGTCCACCCTGGGGCAGCAGATCCGTTACGCCCGTGAACTGTCCGCGCTCGCCGAACTCGCACATCGCAACGGGGCCGCCGAAGATCCGCTGATTCGCGAGCGGCTGACCCGGTCCTGGGTGGGCCTGCGGTCGATGCGGTCTTACGCCATGGCCACCATGGACGTCGAGCAGCCGGGCCAGGACAACGTGTCGAAGTTGTTGTGGGCCAACTGGCACCGTGATCTCGGTGAGCTGGCCATGGACGTGATCGGCCGCGACTCGATGGTGCTGCGCGACGGCGAGTTCGACGAATGGCAGCGGCTCTACCTGTTCTCCCGCAGCGACACCATCTACGGCGGGTCGAACGAGATTCAGCGCAACATCATTGCCGAGCGGGTTCTCGGCCTACCCCGGGAGGCAAAGGGATGA